One window from the genome of Rubinisphaera margarita encodes:
- a CDS encoding vWA domain-containing protein codes for MARHVFLSATSLCLAAMLVGCGQETREAARYVGTAHEFGIELRPSAVSEHPLPEHNTETYDHIVENPFLDTKSNPLSTFSIDVDTASYANTRRMLNDGQLPLPGAVRLEEFVNYFDYSDPQPEGDGTPFSVNVEVASCPWAEGHQLVRIGLKGREFEQDEEPPCNLVFLLDVSGSMQNWNKLPLVKSAMRMLVEELDHNDRVAIAVYASASGLVLPSTPCDQKAAIMTALDSLSAGGSTNGGEGIHLAYNVAQEQFLPEGVNRVILCTDGDFNVGTTNQSELIRLIENKARTGVFLSVLGFGTGNYKDSTMEKLADRGNGNYGYIDTMREARKMLVEQLTGTLVTIAKDVKIQVDFNPAHVQAYRLLGYENRMLRAEDFQDDTKDAGEIGAGHTVTALYELIPTGTKSPMTSVQPSKYQTERDLSEAAHSDELLTVRLRYKLPDAEESQPLNVAVDQSDTPFEQASCDFQFAASVASFGMLLRDSEHKGTATYEDIHNIAEQNLGPDSHGFRSEFLNLVARAEQLAR; via the coding sequence ATGGCCAGGCACGTCTTTCTTTCCGCCACCTCTCTCTGTCTGGCCGCCATGCTGGTTGGCTGTGGTCAGGAGACTCGCGAGGCAGCACGCTACGTCGGAACCGCTCATGAATTCGGCATCGAGCTGAGGCCTTCTGCTGTTTCCGAGCATCCCCTCCCGGAACACAATACCGAAACCTACGACCACATCGTCGAGAATCCGTTTCTCGATACGAAGTCGAATCCGCTCTCCACGTTCTCCATCGATGTCGATACTGCGTCCTACGCCAACACCCGCAGGATGCTCAACGACGGACAACTCCCACTGCCGGGAGCCGTCCGGTTGGAGGAATTCGTCAACTACTTCGATTACAGCGACCCGCAGCCCGAAGGCGACGGTACTCCCTTTTCGGTCAATGTCGAAGTCGCTTCCTGTCCGTGGGCCGAGGGGCATCAGTTGGTCCGCATCGGACTTAAAGGACGTGAATTCGAACAGGACGAGGAACCGCCCTGCAATCTCGTCTTTCTGCTCGATGTTTCAGGATCGATGCAGAACTGGAACAAGCTTCCTCTCGTGAAATCCGCCATGCGCATGCTGGTGGAAGAACTCGATCACAATGACCGCGTTGCCATTGCGGTCTACGCCAGCGCTTCCGGCCTCGTCCTCCCCTCCACGCCTTGCGACCAGAAAGCGGCCATCATGACCGCACTCGACAGTCTCTCGGCGGGCGGTTCAACCAATGGCGGAGAAGGAATCCACCTTGCCTACAACGTCGCTCAGGAACAGTTCCTGCCAGAAGGCGTTAATCGCGTGATTCTCTGCACCGATGGCGATTTCAACGTTGGCACCACCAACCAGAGTGAACTCATTCGCCTGATTGAAAACAAGGCTCGCACGGGGGTCTTTCTGAGCGTGCTCGGCTTCGGGACGGGGAATTACAAAGACTCCACCATGGAAAAACTGGCGGACCGCGGGAATGGAAATTACGGATATATTGATACGATGCGCGAAGCTCGGAAAATGCTGGTCGAACAACTCACCGGGACACTCGTGACCATCGCTAAAGATGTCAAGATTCAGGTCGATTTCAACCCGGCTCACGTCCAGGCATACCGCCTGCTCGGCTACGAAAACCGGATGCTGAGAGCGGAGGATTTTCAGGACGATACGAAGGACGCTGGTGAAATCGGAGCCGGACACACCGTGACTGCACTTTACGAACTCATTCCCACCGGAACGAAATCACCGATGACTTCAGTACAGCCGTCGAAGTATCAGACCGAAAGAGATCTCTCCGAAGCCGCTCATTCCGACGAATTGTTGACAGTCAGGCTTCGCTATAAATTGCCCGACGCCGAGGAAAGCCAGCCGCTCAATGTCGCCGTCGACCAGTCGGACACGCCGTTTGAACAGGCCTCTTGCGACTTCCAGTTCGCCGCCTCAGTCGCCTCGTTCGGCATGCTGCTTCGCGATTCCGAACATAAAGGGACCGCCACCTACGAGGATATCCACAATATCGCGGAGCAGAATCTCGGTCCGGACTCTCATGGCTTTCGCAGCGAATTCCTGAATCTCGTCGCACGAGCCGAACAGCTTGCCAGGTGA